One window of the Methylocystis parvus OBBP genome contains the following:
- a CDS encoding RNA polymerase sigma factor, with the protein MNAERDFFEALYRDHAQCLRGHARKRVGALDDEDVVHDAFLKLIQCQPEAAWRYPRAYLFAVVQNAGIDALRRRATRLRYVAHEFASANACGYEPAVEPEITRGQMKALLDELPPACRGVFLLYWFEEMSQEQVARHLGVTLRTVERRLARGLAQLRDRASHGGCARA; encoded by the coding sequence ATGAACGCCGAGCGCGACTTCTTCGAAGCGCTGTACCGCGATCATGCGCAATGTTTGCGCGGCCACGCGCGAAAACGCGTTGGCGCGCTCGACGACGAAGACGTCGTGCATGACGCGTTTTTGAAGTTGATTCAATGCCAGCCGGAGGCGGCCTGGCGCTATCCGAGGGCTTATCTTTTCGCCGTTGTGCAAAACGCCGGAATCGACGCGCTGCGACGGCGGGCGACGCGCCTGCGTTACGTTGCGCATGAATTCGCCTCTGCAAATGCTTGCGGATACGAACCAGCCGTCGAGCCGGAAATAACGCGCGGGCAGATGAAGGCGCTGCTCGACGAGCTGCCGCCGGCGTGCCGAGGCGTCTTTCTTCTCTATTGGTTCGAAGAGATGAGTCAGGAGCAGGTCGCGCGCCATCTCGGCGTCACGCTGCGCACGGTCGAACGGCGTTTGGCGCGGGGCCTCGCCCAATTGCGCGATCGCGCGTCTCACGGCGGCTGCGCGCGCGCGTGA
- the mbnM gene encoding hypothetical protein, with the protein MIQAGFWRGFFPLLATLSIAPVSAQIDIALIARLGTGAPASYALLSRIAMLDAALAAGIGAVASVAVAKTSDPSNRAKIVGHLWVVAVVAGLLASACGALAYPAILRFVGGAAEVADFANAALGWHLVAIPFRILSGVGLFILFALDKGGAALSWKFFEIAMKAALAYAFVYPLGFGFSGVFAASLAAALAGAAASFAMVGFRNEARPRLPPWPVVRAIVVDALSEAARILSPQLLVLASFALFASPWIGRFELSRVDCYAAGQTLILLALTPFTALTRFLAIRLASAPIDRIRPLLRQGLPVALVAALLLQLSGDRLGAALYHSEGRWWSTFVAALAISLPIRFVANVFRGALQAAGRFPDAAMTDALAAACVALPLTALGLHLDMPAVAYLALVAPEAVCAMLLSSRLAGTRGVRRTAFQI; encoded by the coding sequence ATGATTCAGGCGGGCTTCTGGCGCGGCTTTTTTCCTCTGCTCGCGACGCTGTCGATCGCGCCGGTCTCGGCGCAGATCGACATTGCGTTGATCGCGCGGCTGGGAACGGGCGCGCCGGCGAGCTACGCTTTGCTGAGCCGGATCGCGATGCTTGACGCTGCGCTGGCGGCGGGAATCGGCGCGGTCGCTTCCGTGGCGGTCGCCAAAACATCCGACCCGTCAAATCGCGCCAAGATCGTCGGCCATTTATGGGTCGTCGCCGTCGTCGCCGGGCTTCTGGCCAGCGCCTGCGGCGCGCTTGCATACCCGGCCATTCTGCGCTTTGTCGGGGGCGCCGCCGAAGTCGCGGATTTCGCCAATGCGGCGCTAGGCTGGCACCTCGTCGCGATCCCGTTTCGAATTCTCTCAGGCGTCGGTCTTTTCATCCTGTTCGCGCTCGACAAGGGAGGCGCGGCGCTGAGCTGGAAATTTTTCGAGATCGCGATGAAGGCGGCGCTCGCTTACGCCTTCGTCTATCCGCTCGGCTTCGGCTTTTCGGGCGTCTTCGCGGCGAGCCTCGCGGCCGCCCTCGCCGGAGCGGCGGCGAGTTTTGCGATGGTGGGTTTCCGCAACGAGGCGCGGCCCCGGCTTCCGCCCTGGCCCGTCGTGCGCGCCATTGTCGTCGACGCCCTGTCCGAAGCCGCGCGCATTCTCTCTCCGCAATTGCTCGTCCTTGCATCCTTCGCGCTGTTCGCGTCTCCCTGGATCGGACGTTTCGAGCTGTCGCGCGTCGATTGCTACGCGGCGGGACAGACGCTCATTCTTCTGGCGTTGACCCCTTTCACAGCGTTGACGCGTTTTCTCGCTATTCGTCTCGCCAGCGCGCCGATTGATCGCATCCGGCCACTGCTGCGCCAGGGCCTTCCTGTTGCGCTTGTCGCCGCCTTGTTGCTTCAATTGAGCGGCGATCGTCTCGGCGCCGCGCTTTATCACAGCGAGGGACGCTGGTGGTCGACCTTCGTCGCGGCGCTCGCCATCTCCCTGCCGATCCGCTTCGTCGCCAATGTGTTTCGTGGCGCGCTTCAGGCCGCCGGCCGCTTCCCGGACGCCGCCATGACGGACGCGCTCGCCGCGGCCTGCGTCGCGCTGCCTTTGACGGCGCTCGGGCTTCATCTCGACATGCCGGCCGTCGCCTATCTGGCGCTCGTCGCGCCCGAGGCGGTTTGCGCGATGCTGCTGTCGTCGCGTCTCGCCGGAACGCGGGGCGTGCGGCGGACGGCCTTTCAGATTTAA
- a CDS encoding MbnP family copper-binding protein, with protein sequence MMRSEFFIIFVATVAGAAGVSAAPAKPQAVEISFALAADGQPVDCGHDIHGLGANHVNAKLREASFYVSDAALIDKNGKATPIELTRNDWQYANVALIDFDDKTGNCRGTKGANATLTGQVPAGRYQGLSFVIGVPTLGKGDDGKEVSLNHSNFATAPAPLDIQSMSWSWQAGRKFVKLEVAPEGGIVRPPMPPRPPRAAAAGSASPPPRADAPEKADQTPEPIQSNADGTITVATWMLHLGSTGCKGDPITGEIVACATPNRVPVTLARFDPVKQRVVLDLQSLLAPFDLNRDKGGATGCMSGPTDPECAAVFDAFGLGAKESAQPGEGAKSGNVAAKLFKVESK encoded by the coding sequence ATGATGCGGTCCGAGTTCTTCATTATTTTCGTGGCGACGGTTGCGGGGGCCGCCGGCGTTTCAGCGGCGCCCGCGAAACCGCAAGCCGTCGAGATTTCCTTCGCGCTCGCCGCGGACGGCCAGCCGGTCGATTGCGGCCACGACATTCATGGCCTCGGCGCGAACCATGTGAACGCCAAGCTCCGCGAAGCGAGCTTCTACGTCTCCGACGCCGCGCTGATCGACAAAAACGGCAAGGCCACGCCGATCGAGCTGACGCGCAACGACTGGCAATACGCCAATGTCGCGCTCATCGATTTCGACGACAAGACAGGCAATTGTCGCGGGACGAAGGGCGCCAACGCCACGTTGACGGGGCAGGTTCCAGCCGGCCGCTATCAGGGCCTTTCCTTCGTGATCGGCGTGCCGACCCTCGGCAAGGGAGACGACGGGAAAGAAGTCTCGCTCAACCATTCGAATTTCGCGACCGCGCCGGCGCCGCTCGACATTCAGTCGATGAGCTGGAGCTGGCAGGCCGGTCGTAAATTCGTCAAGCTCGAAGTCGCGCCGGAAGGCGGGATCGTGCGTCCGCCAATGCCGCCGCGTCCGCCGCGCGCCGCCGCCGCGGGTAGCGCGAGCCCGCCGCCGCGGGCCGACGCGCCGGAGAAGGCCGATCAGACGCCGGAGCCGATACAGAGCAACGCCGACGGCACCATCACCGTCGCGACCTGGATGCTCCATCTCGGATCGACAGGGTGCAAAGGCGATCCGATAACGGGCGAGATCGTGGCCTGCGCCACTCCCAATCGCGTTCCAGTGACGCTTGCGCGCTTCGATCCCGTCAAGCAGCGCGTCGTTCTCGATCTGCAAAGCCTTCTTGCGCCGTTCGATCTCAATCGCGACAAGGGCGGCGCCACGGGATGCATGAGCGGGCCGACCGATCCCGAATGCGCGGCCGTCTTCGACGCCTTCGGCCTCGGCGCCAAAGAAAGCGCGCAGCCGGGAGAGGGCGCCAAGAGCGGAAATGTCGCGGCGAAACTTTTCAAAGTCGAGAGCAAATAA
- a CDS encoding methanobactin export MATE transporter MbnM — translation MRNWRKTAAAVALLAQIVPSAGEEAEKWSWNLPSFLPPPRVPADNPMSEARFQLGRTLFYDTRLSGNGKESCASCHLQERAFTDGRKVAIGSTGEQTPRNSPSIANAAWRATLTWANPAMVTLERQMEGPLFGEGPVEMGVNDANRGEIVARFKSDESYRRAFARAFPNEAEPISFGNIIKAIAAFERGVISTGSKYDLYLEGKASLTPEETRGKDLFFGEKAECHHCHGSVNFDDQFYHAGTREIETPFHNTGMYNLSGKGDYPAPNRGLFESTHALDDMGKFRAPSLRNIAVTGPYMHDGSVATLEDVVDLYAAGGRDVASGPLAGDGRVNPHKSDLIVPIDLSPQEKSDLIAFLKTLTDEEFLRSPRYSNPWAGNDASIAKTSSNLNSR, via the coding sequence ATGCGGAATTGGCGAAAGACGGCGGCGGCCGTCGCCCTTCTGGCGCAGATCGTTCCCTCGGCGGGCGAGGAGGCGGAGAAATGGAGCTGGAATCTCCCGAGCTTCCTGCCGCCGCCCCGCGTTCCGGCCGACAATCCAATGTCGGAGGCGCGATTTCAGCTCGGGCGAACGCTCTTCTACGACACGCGGCTTTCCGGCAATGGCAAGGAGAGTTGCGCCTCATGCCATCTGCAGGAGCGCGCCTTCACGGACGGCCGCAAGGTCGCGATCGGATCGACGGGCGAACAGACGCCGCGAAACTCGCCGAGCATCGCCAACGCCGCCTGGCGCGCGACGCTGACCTGGGCGAACCCGGCGATGGTGACGCTGGAACGCCAGATGGAAGGCCCGCTCTTTGGAGAAGGGCCCGTCGAGATGGGCGTGAACGACGCGAATCGCGGCGAAATCGTCGCGCGCTTCAAGAGCGACGAATCCTATCGGCGCGCCTTCGCGCGCGCCTTTCCGAACGAGGCCGAGCCGATCTCATTCGGCAACATCATCAAGGCGATCGCCGCCTTCGAGCGGGGCGTGATTTCAACCGGCTCGAAATATGACCTCTATCTTGAAGGAAAGGCCTCGCTGACGCCGGAGGAGACGCGCGGCAAGGATCTCTTCTTCGGCGAAAAGGCCGAGTGTCATCACTGCCATGGCAGCGTGAATTTCGACGACCAGTTCTATCACGCGGGCACGCGCGAGATCGAGACGCCCTTCCACAATACCGGCATGTACAATCTCAGCGGCAAGGGCGATTATCCCGCGCCCAATCGCGGCCTGTTCGAGTCGACGCATGCGCTCGACGATATGGGCAAGTTCCGCGCGCCGAGCCTGCGCAATATCGCGGTGACCGGGCCCTACATGCATGACGGCAGCGTGGCGACTCTCGAAGACGTCGTCGATCTCTACGCGGCGGGAGGGCGCGACGTCGCTTCCGGCCCGCTCGCCGGAGACGGCCGCGTCAATCCGCACAAGAGCGATCTGATCGTTCCCATCGACCTCAGCCCCCAGGAAAAAAGCGATCTCATCGCCTTTTTGAAGACGCTGACGGATGAGGAGTTTCTGCGCTCGCCACGTTATTCGAACCCATGGGCGGGCAATGATGCGAGCATTGCAAAGACGTCAAGTAACTTAAACTCACGCTGA
- the kdpF gene encoding K(+)-transporting ATPase subunit F translates to MSEPDIGLIVAVLLGGYLVYSLLRPEKF, encoded by the coding sequence ATGTCCGAGCCCGACATCGGCTTGATCGTCGCCGTCCTGCTTGGCGGCTATCTCGTTTACTCGCTGTTGCGTCCCGAAAAATTCTAA
- the mbnC gene encoding methanobactin biosynthesis protein MbnC: MSQTSLARTDPELYDVLTSPKLILNYPPESRAYARIDVSLRAYWHSTFDICPELLELSGPDGMSIFSPFMEWARERGVRFTWSYYLWLYVWLRQSAFADRLTKDLLQSLIGASAARWAVRDRSAAMGLVIGCKEVPNLVVGWKCRSLDAGRQVEMIELEEPLPLGDEFFGYFTVAAPEITTFPGWRSLPL, encoded by the coding sequence ATGAGTCAAACCTCGCTTGCGCGCACTGATCCGGAATTATACGACGTTCTGACCTCGCCGAAGCTGATCCTGAATTATCCTCCGGAGTCGCGCGCCTATGCGCGCATCGACGTCAGCTTGCGCGCCTACTGGCATTCGACCTTCGACATCTGCCCCGAGCTTCTCGAATTGTCCGGCCCGGACGGCATGTCGATCTTTTCGCCTTTCATGGAATGGGCGCGGGAGCGCGGCGTTCGCTTCACCTGGTCCTATTATTTGTGGCTTTACGTTTGGCTGCGGCAGTCGGCGTTCGCTGACCGCCTCACGAAGGATCTGTTGCAGTCGCTGATCGGCGCGTCGGCCGCGCGTTGGGCGGTGCGCGACCGTAGCGCTGCGATGGGGCTCGTGATCGGCTGCAAGGAAGTCCCAAATCTCGTCGTCGGCTGGAAGTGCCGCAGTCTCGACGCGGGGCGTCAGGTCGAGATGATCGAGCTGGAGGAGCCGCTTCCCCTGGGCGATGAGTTTTTCGGCTATTTCACGGTCGCGGCGCCCGAAATCACGACCTTTCCCGGGTGGCGGAGTTTGCCGTTATGA
- the mbnA gene encoding methanobactin, with the protein MLEYTCSQFTNDLSSIHVMREIFRARCSSLKLEAKMTIKIVKRTALAVNGRAGADCGTACWA; encoded by the coding sequence ATGCTTGAATATACCTGCTCGCAATTCACAAATGACTTGTCGAGCATTCATGTGATGCGCGAAATATTTCGTGCGAGATGCTCATCATTAAAATTGGAGGCTAAGATGACGATCAAGATCGTGAAGCGCACCGCCCTCGCCGTTAACGGCCGCGCCGGCGCGGATTGCGGCACCGCCTGCTGGGCGTAA
- the mbnB gene encoding methanobactin biosynthesis protein MbnB: MRIGFNFTLTETADMVRRMLAEGHIDYCEFLIDNFIGVPPAELARAFDCPVGFHIMFSEFIDADQETLEDFAKRIRVLIRDMQPLYVSDHGASFTHRGVNLFHLGELDYVKDYDRVRTRVDLWQEMLGQRLFIENYPSILEGGWEAPRFFERLIADTGASVLFDASNAVCANLNCGAPLEAWDKIIAETPHFHVAGYSRATTPPYVIHDSHSEELSEKTLDFLRGRRDLFDKPNATMTYERDGNIDYESIVIDLKRLRDIFSTTSEDQRHESNLACAH; the protein is encoded by the coding sequence ATGCGGATTGGCTTCAACTTTACCCTCACCGAGACCGCAGACATGGTGCGGCGCATGTTGGCTGAAGGCCATATCGATTACTGCGAATTTCTGATCGACAATTTCATCGGCGTTCCGCCGGCGGAACTCGCGCGGGCCTTCGATTGTCCGGTCGGCTTCCACATCATGTTCTCGGAATTCATCGACGCGGATCAGGAGACGCTCGAGGATTTCGCAAAGAGAATTCGCGTGCTCATTCGCGACATGCAGCCGCTTTACGTTTCGGATCACGGCGCCAGCTTCACCCATCGCGGCGTCAATCTGTTTCATCTCGGCGAGCTCGACTATGTGAAGGATTATGATCGCGTTCGCACGCGGGTCGATCTTTGGCAGGAAATGCTCGGCCAGCGCCTGTTCATCGAGAATTATCCCTCTATCCTCGAAGGCGGATGGGAGGCGCCGCGCTTCTTCGAGCGCCTCATCGCGGATACGGGCGCCAGCGTGCTCTTCGACGCCTCGAATGCGGTTTGCGCCAATCTCAATTGCGGCGCGCCGCTCGAGGCCTGGGACAAGATCATCGCCGAGACGCCGCATTTTCATGTGGCGGGCTACAGCCGCGCGACGACGCCCCCGTATGTCATCCACGACTCGCATTCGGAAGAACTGTCGGAGAAGACGCTCGATTTTCTGCGCGGGCGGCGCGACCTCTTCGACAAGCCGAATGCGACGATGACGTACGAGCGGGACGGCAATATCGACTACGAGTCGATCGTGATCGATCTCAAGCGTCTGCGGGACATCTTCTCGACGACTTCAGAGGACCAGCGACATGAGTCAAACCTCGCTTGCGCGCACTGA